ATACATAAGTCATTATGCTCACATACATCATATGTTACTGCCAAATAATAGTTGTCCATATATTCAGCTCCCTATACACTAGTATGTTTAGATTAATCTTTTGTGAAATTTTATACAACAATTGCGCTCATATACAGCTAAGGTAAAGGATGAGGATAAAAAGATGAGAGGACGCCGGTTTGGTACAAGTTTTGTATGGCTTGAGGTAAAATAAAAGAAAAAGGAGTGAAGAGATATGGGTTATTTAGATGCGTTTTTAGGCAATTCCTCCAATATGAAGACAGAAGAAGCAGAAGAGAAGTTAAAGGACATTCTTTTTCCGGAGGAGAAAGTCAATCAGGCCTATAAATTAATCCGGGATATGATGGTGTTCACGGAGCATCGCTTGATTCTCGTGGATGTCCAAGGAATGACCGGCAAGAAGGTAGAATACCATTCCATTCCATATAAAAGCATCACTCATTTCAGCACAGAGACAGCGGGAACGTTTGACCTGGATTCCGAATTGAAAATTTGGTTATCTGGAGCAGACCTCCCGATTGAAAAGACCTTTAAAAAAGGAGCAAGCATTTCTGAGGTACAGCAATTGCTTGCGTACTATGTTTGCCGCTGATCATGGTTGTTCTCAAGGACAGGCACTTATTGACATCCGTTCATTTGGACAATTAGGATAGGAATAAACGATAGGGCTATCTCTTGTTTTCATTGCGGCACAGCTCCTATCTGCTAAAGAAGCAGGGGAGGAAATGATGGATGGAAGACTTAGGGCTCCTTATTGTGAGGCTGATTGTCGGCGGGTTGTTCCTGGCGCATGGAGCGCAAAAGCTGTTTGGCTGGTTTGGCGGAGCAGGCTTAAGCGGGACGGCAGGGTGGTTAGAATCAATCGATGTTAAACCAGGTTTTTTCATGGCGATGATGGTTGGTCTAATTGAATTAATTGGCGGGTGTGCGGCCGAGCCTAGGTCGTATCATATAGCGGGTGGGATTCCCGCCGAGTAAGAACTAGCCATTCGCTCGTAGCGAGTCTTGGAGGGCCAAAGGTAACTTTGGTCTTTAAGCGTAGACAGTTAGGTGGCGGGCCGAAAGCCAAATGGTTGAAGGGATTGAGCTCCATAAACGTTAGTAAACTGAGAGGGCTGATGCCTTA
This DNA window, taken from Pradoshia eiseniae, encodes the following:
- a CDS encoding PH domain-containing protein; this encodes MGYLDAFLGNSSNMKTEEAEEKLKDILFPEEKVNQAYKLIRDMMVFTEHRLILVDVQGMTGKKVEYHSIPYKSITHFSTETAGTFDLDSELKIWLSGADLPIEKTFKKGASISEVQQLLAYYVCR